The genomic stretch TGTTAAGAACCCCAGTCTGAAAGAACTCAGAAGTAGATTTGCACCATCATAGGGTGGTTGGAGGTATGGCTCAGACGGTAATTACAAATGACTCCACTCCACACTAGTGATTTGTAACTAGTGCCATCCCTCTGAATCATCATTTGCAAGGAATCCCATTTTCAGGGTCCCAAATCTCTGGTGTTGGGGCATGTGTGTTGCTTTAAAATGAGATCCTGCGAGATCTGTCCATCTGCCCATTCATGGGAGGTTTCATAAGCAGACAGGCAGTTTTCCTCTTAATTTGTCATTCAAGGACATCTTCATAACTAGTAACCAGAAAGCAAAACATTTACCACATCATTGGAAACTTTTTTAAATCAGAGCAAAATATTTAATTCTTTATTACATTTACAGACTTTATATTTATGGCTACTTAGCTTGATCCAAGTACACTAATTAACAGCTTACCTCTCCAGAAGCTGAAGCCTGGGATACCGTATAAATGCCGAAGAGTCCAGAATCAGTGTAGTTAACATGaaatgcagctgcctgtggaaaatGTCTCTTGTTAATATATTTCAACATTGTTTTTTCAATTTCTAAAAGGTTATTGGCGTCACAATGCTGTAGATTCTAATTAAACTCATGAGTAAAAGTCAAGGACACAACCCACGGGGAACTTTGGCTTCCCGTGTTCTTGCAGGACTCCCATTCATGCCAAATGGGATTTGTGCAAGAGATATTCCCAGTGTATTCTGCCTCACAGCTGCCAAGAGTCTAAAAGCCCTGTTACTGCATGCCTAAGACCCAGTCTAAAGGTAACACTACAAGCCAACGTGGTAACAAAGGTGGATTCTTGCCATGTTGGTTCTCTGGTCTAAATTATATGAAGCATTTGGTTGAGGAAGGTGTTCTAAGAATTTTGTTTCCTCATTTTCTGGGAAATATCCCAGGCTGTTCAGCTTAAGAAAAAGTATTTCACCCTCTTCCAAAAACAGCGTCGTTGCTCAGATAGTGAAAGGATGACTGCACAGCACCTCAAGGGAGAACCATAGAGGCTTTTAAGCCTAGATGGTCTCCACAAGAATAGCCACTCTGGCAGCTGAACAACTGTTCTGTGCAGTCTCCCatgtaagaacatgagaacagccccgctggatcaggccacaaacCTATTATGTTATCATAATACCAATGGACAAAATGCCACActagcacaccagatcacaaaaGAACAAGACATGGATTCCCATAGCAAAGCAGGAGCAGGAACTCAATATGCTCGCATGCCTTCTAAAGGAAAACAGAAACGCGACACAAAAGTGCAAACCACCACGTGAAAGGGGCAACATCCAAACTAAGCTTGAGAGAGGCACAATCCTCTCTCAAAGGCAGAGACAGTAACTtttctctccacccctcccccactttaaGCCACAGGCAAAACCACTGAAACAAGCCCAAATACTTACATCAAAGGGTAAGGCAGTTGCCTTCACGATACCTTGAGCAAGCTTACTGGTCACATTGCTTCCTCTTTTAACAAGAGGCCCGGCTCCGAGAAGATGCTGAAGGACACTGAATGCGTTGGCTTCTGCACTCCCCATCGCAGCTCCTTCTGCGACTACAGCGGCATGAACAAGGCTGTGACCATTTTGGTCTCTGATTTCACCTTGGGGGGAAACAAAGGCCAAGAGATGCATTATAAGCTAGCTGGGGCTTGGTGAACCAACAGCCCTTTAATAAGTTCAGTGCTTTCAAAGCTTCTAGTGAGGAGAACACTTTCTGCATCCATTCTCTGCTGAAAAACAGCCCCTGCAGCATCTACCTTGAAATTCCTGTGTTGGAGAGGAAACTGGGACACGTCAAAGGAAACCGTTCAGGTGGCCCATTGGTCTGGACATCACCCCACATGAACAGAAAATGCGCCCTACAGCACGTTAGCACTCCACTACGGATCGACATCACAGAATAAGGATTGATTGTGATGGACAAGCTGCCTCTAACGCAAGCTTAATTACTCACTGAAGAGCTCAACAAGCTTCTAACATCTGAAAACCAATGGAATTGGTCTTTACAGTGTCAGAAAGGCAGGGTTAAAACAGCTTTCAGGCCACTGGGAATTCTCATTTGGTCATTTAATCTTTTGTGCTTAATGTTTTCATACTGTGCATGAGGGAGGGTACCAATAAGGTAGCCGGGACTGATGTACCAACTGTTACGAGTGCCACGCGTGTGCAGGACTGGCAGCAGTCCCAAACTAAATTCAGAAGGTAGGGCATGCTCCTCCTACCAAATTCGGCAACACTGCAGCACAACATAGTCAtaaaagaggcaggcaggcagggcacatTTACCTCCACGATATTTGGCCTTCTCCCCAGCAGAGCCAGACCCACTTCGGATGTTTAGAAACTGCTCCCCAATTTGCTTCAGGTCAGAGTGGCTAACTCCTGTCGAAACAACATTTGCTTGAGGAAAAACACAAAgaattgtgctttaaaaaaagaatggaatCTGGCTGAAAGATGGGCTACATACCTAGCCCTACCAGAGCCATTCTTGCACTTGTGAAGTTGCTCTGCACaaactgatgcaactgcagtgaaAGAGGGGCATTTTAGACGTCTGCCACACAAGTTAAAATGACACAGACCAGTTAACACAACAGCGGAGCTACATTTGGAAGCTTAGGAGGGTGACTCAAGTCCCACTCACTGAAAcaggagcttacttccaagtgcCTATGccgagaaccactgcaccaggTCAGTAAAGTGTTCACACAAAGCTGACTCAAGCTATCCTTTATTTAGAAGCATCTTCTCAAATGTGATCAAGCACAACAGCTGGTAGAAACAGACCAAGCACTTCAGAAACCAACAGACAGACATTTTTGGTGTCTCCTCCTCCAAACACTGCAACTCACCAAAAAAAGTGCTGTGTAGACCCCTACCTGTTCTGATGTAATCTTCCCGACCATGTAGTCTGGACAGTACAAGGAATTGGCCAGGGCATTCTTATACGCAGCTGTGTGCAAGTTTTCAAGGACACCTGCATGTGGAACAATGAAAGGTTGTTAACTACTGGCAGTAAAGAGAAGGGATCCTACTCAGGTTGGAATCTGCAGAAACTCCTTTGCCCACATGAAACTTTGCCCTACAGGAAAGCACCTGTTCACATGGAGCTCCACATGCACACTGGATCTACTGGTGCACAGCATGAAGCTGGAAAGGTGCATAACCTCTGGCACACTCTCTTTTTCCAACTTCAACTGGAGGCTGAAGACCTTTTCATTTCCGAAAGTTTTTCAGTTCTCTGCAAAACCGATTAAGCAGACTTTGCCCACGCTTGCTGGGGCGAAATTTAATTTTACCGTTATGTATATTTTTACTGCGTTTTGTTTTAGCAAGCCGTTTGGAAATGCATGACAAGCGGGAGATAAGTAAGGAAATAAAAGGTTACTTAGGTCTTTTTTACCATTATAGAGAATGGCTTGCTAGGTGACGGCTATCACCTCACCAAAGAGCAAAGCCCTCTTGTGGACatgctgggtttaaaaaaaaacaatcattCAAAGATGCAGATTTCTGTACTTCTGAAAACTGCTTTTGAAGCTCTGTGTTCAAGAAACACAAGTCCCTCATCATAGTAATTTTTGGCTATATGACATTCAGGAGTTACACATCCACACACACAATTTCAATTGTAGAAGTGAACGTCTCTCTCGAGCACCTTCAGGAAAAGGCCACTGTGACAGCCAATCCACAGAAACAAATTTTTAATCAGGAGGATGAAGGAAGATGGTGGTCTTTTTTGAAAGCACATTTCCCCAGGTGCTTGTAGCTTAAGAACACTTACCAACTTGAGGGTTCTGATAGGCAATAGCCTTGTCAACCCTTAAATGTGGCTGAAGAGCAGATACTTCCCAGCGCCTGAATTCTGGAGCTGTTGTGACATTTATTAAATACTCCAGGACAGTATCTCTGTATAAACAAAGCAAAGAAAAGCAAATACATGAGGAAGGGTTCAAAGAGAACAGAGGCTTCCATCAGTATAAAAAAAGACAAGGACAAAATACTCTGAATGTATCTGAAAATTCAAAAGGTAAGTGGTTCAGCAAGATAACTTCAGTTGGGAGCAGAATTCCTTCCAACGGCGCATGGTCCGAACTGACACTTATGTACATGGCACTTTTTCAGAGAAGGAAAAGTGACAAGACACAACCCTGCCCAGGGTGCTTATAGTCTtaatggtggggggagaggcaggtagtttttttttttttttaaagtgtaaagcTATTGTCTAAGCAAAAGCAATTGAAAGCACCAATGTGCTGCTTAAAATCAGCAGGTGTCTCCGTATTGCATCATTTCCACTTCAACCCTTCAAATAAAGAGCTATGAAAAAGCTGCCTGGGAGCTGATCTCTATCCCTGAAACCAGGCTCTGGATGATCCTGGCAGATGACCTCTGCTACCAGACATCTCTGCAGATGTACCGGAGAAACAATTTGCATGCAAGAGCCTTCCAGTCAGGGAGGGAGCATCTGTGATGAAACTGCATGTCTGAGGCTTCACTCTTttctgttttctcccccccccaatttctacCTACTCTTATCCTGCTTCTGTTTGTGCCAACCCCTTATATGCCTTACACAGCATTTGTGAAGGTTTGTTGCAGTCCTTACCACCGCCCAGTAAGGCAATTAGTATTCCCATAATGCAGATGGGGCAGACCAAGGCCGAGAGGAAGCTGGATTGAGGCACAATTTGAAAACCATCAAAGTGTGCTAAAGAACCACATGGTTTGAGTACAAAAAGTGCCCAGGGAAGCTGTAGGATGAACTGGATGCTTCTATGGGGACACCCGTAACCACAACCGTCCTTGTGATGACAGCAGCTTGAAAAAGGACAAATCCAACCTTTATGCAGAGAAAAATAAGTGCTGCTTGTTTCTAACAGCCTCCACATCAGCAGGTGTGGAGTAATTTGTGGCTTCTAAACAGACCCACAAGGTTTCATTAACAGGCAGGAACAAAAAGTACTGACGCAGTGGCATTCTGCAGCTTTCCCAGGAACACTTACAGGAGGATGAGAACCAACTGGCTACATGTCAAAAGACTTACATATAATCACGCAGACATTCAACTGCATAAACTGTATTCTCTCTGGTAGAAGTTGtgctgaagaggaagaagagaaatagTTTTCAAAAGGCTTTTTATGGTTTCTGGACTGGAACATGCTCCCTCTTTTAAGTCCCATTGTTGGATTGCTAATGTTGGGAATAGTTGATCAGACTCTCAGGAATAAAAATGAACTGCACGAATGCACAGCGACGTCAGATGGGTCTTCTGCAATGACAAACAGCCACAATCTTTCTCCCCTAAAAACACATGcaatgtattattaattattattattttattaatttgtaccccgcctatttgcccaatgggcacacaatgTATACGTACGTGTTTGCTAAACTGTTGCTTATTACACACCAACAGCGCAGCACTTTGCAGAGCCAGCAAGAATGTTTTAGGCCTGCTAATTCATAACCACTTTGCGCTATTCCCAATCACCACATCAGGATACAAACTGCGTCAACAGATGTGGTGTCCTTTTGGTAACAAGAAAGAGCAATTTTGAGCAATTCACGCATCAGTGCAGTTTCTAGCGAGACCTTCAAAACACGAACCTCAGGCTTCCCCCAACAGCTTCAATGCCACGAGTGATCCTAAAAGCAGATGCTCCTTTTGTCGTCTACAAGAAAGGAAAGTAGCAGCTGTCAAATGTGCACATCAACGCACATCGCTTATAACTAGTCTACAAGGAAACGTGCCTTTGATTACAATGCCTGGTATTCAAACAACGCACAGAGTCTTAATATTACTATAGTAATTTTACATCTGCACAACAAACTAGCGTCCCAGCTCAGGTTCACTTTCCAGATACCAGCATTAATTACCCAAAGACACTTTTGCTAAACAGTTAAGGGATCACCCACCAGGTTAGATGCGAGACGGAGCAGGTGAGCTGTTCCCAAGTTGGCAGTGGTCTCGTTCCTACTGCCTGCTTTGATGAAGACCCCAATTCTGGAGACCGGAGAATAGTTTTCCAGAGAGGCAATCACTAGGCCGTTGGGCAGTTTTGCAATCTGCATTCAGGAAACAGGGCAGAGGTCCACATTGCGCCAGATCCCTCCACTGTGGTCTGCTCCAAATGAGAGCAAGTGCTAAAACGCAAGCAGCTGCCACTTCGTACTAACCTCAAGATCCTGGGGGTGCAGCTGCCCCTTCGCTCGCTGAGCTGCTGAGGCGGCATCAACTTTTGGTGCAGTTTTAAGGGAATAAAACCTCTTCTGTCCAGAAAAGACAAGCAAATCAATGGGAGACCAACAAAGCCTAACTCTGTTCTTCAAGTGGCAAATCACCAGCGGGCTAACCAACTCGCGGGGAAGCGGTCGTCTGGCAAGAACGGTCCTCCCAACGCCTCTTCCAGCGGCAGAGGGAACAAAGGCCCCAGGGTCAGAAGCCTCCTCAGGAGAATTCTGGTCCCGGCACGCTGACTTTCCACCCCGAGCAGGATCCCTCTTGCGTGCAGAGCCCGGCCTGCACCTGCAGTCAGAAGCCGGGGAGTGTCCTGCCGGAAGGCTCCGGCTCCAAGCCCCACCGGGTTAGGGGAGAAGGGCACCCCCAGATGCACTTCTGGGAGGAAGACCGGCCTCCACTCAGCCAGGAGCGCCGCGCAGCGCCCTTCCCAGCGCTGCTCCCGCAGGGGCTGCTCTTCCCGCAGGGGCCGCCCTCCCCCCGCACGGCTGACCTCCTGCGCCAGCGAAGCCCCTCGGCCGCCGCCGCGACCTCGGAACCGCCAAGCCGAGCGCGGGGCCTGCGCAGAAGCCTCGACGGGCCTTTTCCGCGGCCGCGCCGGGAGTCGCAAGAGGCCCGCTCTGAGGGGGCGGGGCGCGGTCTCCGGCCGGGACGGGCGAGCAGGAGGGGCCCGCGGTCAACGGGCAGCCACCGGCCCGGGCGCGGGGTGACCTTGAGGCCCGCCGGGGACCCcgcagcagcccagcccagcccagcccgccccTCCCTGGCCCGGCCCGCCCCGCCCCGGCTCCGCTCCGCTCCCGCCCCGCGGGCTCACCGAGAGGCAGCGCGCCAGCAGCGGGACGGGCTTCATGGCCGCCGAGGACTCCCCTTCCCGGCACAGGCCAAGATGGCGGCCGCCCGCCTTCCCAGCATGCCCCGCGCCGCCGGCACCGCCCAGAGGCGGGACGCTCCTCGCGCTGGAGGGCGCCGCTCTTGGCCGGAGGAccgcagggcagggagaggcgcTGACTCTCTGCAGGAGCGCGTGGCcgctgggaagggagtggggggggcGCCGCGAGTTCCGCAGGTGGCGGTTGTGGAGCACGTCCGCCCC from Tiliqua scincoides isolate rTilSci1 chromosome 13, rTilSci1.hap2, whole genome shotgun sequence encodes the following:
- the UQCRC2 gene encoding cytochrome b-c1 complex subunit 2, mitochondrial isoform X2, which encodes MKPVPLLARCLSRFYSLKTAPKVDAASAAQRAKGQLHPQDLEIAKLPNGLVIASLENYSPVSRIGVFIKAGSRNETTANLGTAHLLRLASNLTTKGASAFRITRGIEAVGGSLSTTSTRENTVYAVECLRDYIDTVLEYLINVTTAPEFRRWEVSALQPHLRVDKAIAYQNPQVGVLENLHTAAYKNALANSLYCPDYMVGKITSEQLHQFVQSNFTSARMALVGLGVSHSDLKQIGEQFLNIRSGSGSAGEKAKYRGGEIRDQNGHSLVHAAVVAEGAAMGSAEANAFSVLQHLLGAGPLVKRGSNVTSKLAQGIVKATALPFDAAAFHVNYTDSGLFGIYTVSQASASGEVIKAALNQVKAIAQGGITQEEVTTAKNQLKAAFLMSVESLEGLLNEIGSQALASGVYTSPAAVVEKIDSVAIADIVNAAKKFSSGKKSMAASGDLANTPFVDEL
- the UQCRC2 gene encoding cytochrome b-c1 complex subunit 2, mitochondrial isoform X1, whose protein sequence is MKPVPLLARCLSKRFYSLKTAPKVDAASAAQRAKGQLHPQDLEIAKLPNGLVIASLENYSPVSRIGVFIKAGSRNETTANLGTAHLLRLASNLTTKGASAFRITRGIEAVGGSLSTTSTRENTVYAVECLRDYIDTVLEYLINVTTAPEFRRWEVSALQPHLRVDKAIAYQNPQVGVLENLHTAAYKNALANSLYCPDYMVGKITSEQLHQFVQSNFTSARMALVGLGVSHSDLKQIGEQFLNIRSGSGSAGEKAKYRGGEIRDQNGHSLVHAAVVAEGAAMGSAEANAFSVLQHLLGAGPLVKRGSNVTSKLAQGIVKATALPFDAAAFHVNYTDSGLFGIYTVSQASASGEVIKAALNQVKAIAQGGITQEEVTTAKNQLKAAFLMSVESLEGLLNEIGSQALASGVYTSPAAVVEKIDSVAIADIVNAAKKFSSGKKSMAASGDLANTPFVDEL